From one Drosophila subpulchrella strain 33 F10 #4 breed RU33 chromosome 3L, RU_Dsub_v1.1 Primary Assembly, whole genome shotgun sequence genomic stretch:
- the LOC119553269 gene encoding zinc finger protein 85: MEEEAAQYPVHAVCRICLNRLPEDGAGSGSFDLFLIPGLAKKLCFCTSLAVEQSDGFPKSLCTPCYTRLDDLHEFQKLCVDSVQKFQDMVARNVFCTPASSQMKTFDVLNVAGNEAELVGQEEEDRINFDPLLDHKMELIENEEDVFKMLEHVDKEAEQVEKEVKQDEMDAADLMTIFAADSSEESDDDLEQDVDFEPNSSDGDDDVPLAQRLRENSRVKPRAKRPQVKEEDLEFITGSEEDEDEEGEKSKGRHRRIPPGERHLHRIIDCHICHQKFKKAIRYEEHMKHHNDLLPFQCKVETCRKGFTTAGGLRLHIDHAHTELSEVHSCSVDGCGKTFPRIRLLTFHMKKMHGITKAAAPPRDYPCSECEKVFRCPMALKKHMYKHDGKELPFPCNICGKRFVINSALKDHLMRHAGIKNYVCPYCGVGKTTRQEWNTHILTHTQEKKFKCHICEHASHNKQSLANHIKIVHEKIKNYACQYCGKTFGKSHACKIHEMTHTGEKRCECKVCGKKFLYPKSLTKHLKTHEKRVLRAIETYRQRQVEMGETPGEQLDNPPAPPVEGVSIEPVMSQNAADELLKVCAESVATIPKDPRRVQRVDLAQLAGTSVNPISSVSVPSWSPQVNFTKKEGKHICPGCGQGFNNIGNMKRHYKIIHEKVKDFACRFCPKRFAKAQTLRHHEWIHTGEKPFECKTCGTHFRQETALKRHQRTHENRPPVISPKFYAAREELEEQERSKREDKRQADAKRREIAEAAKEQLSSLHKLESSDRNLHSYDEYQEAAAERAAASAELQAQQFEENEVKRRADEERRKIQEAAYVQLQRLQHQQEIDKAQSSYDGYYAQKAHADGTSLDALKIDHV; encoded by the exons ATGGAGGAGGAGGCCGCCCAGTACCCGGTGCACGCGGTGTGCCGCATCTGCCTGAATCGCCTGCCGGAGGATGGCGCCGGATCGGGGTCCTTTGACCTCTTCCTGATTCCCGGACTGGCCAAGAAGCTATGTTTCTGCACTTCACTGGCGGTGGAGCAGTCGGATGGCTTCCCCAAGAGCCTGTGCACGCCGTGCTACACCCGACTGGACGACCTGCACGAGTTCCAGAAGCTGTGCGTCGACTCGGTGCAGAAGTTCCAGGACATGGTGGCCAGGAACGTCTTCTGCACGCCCGCCAGTTCGCAGATGAAAACCTTCGATGTACTGAACGTGGCCGGGAACGAGGCCGAGTTGGTGGgccaggaggaggaggatcgAATCAACTTCGATCCCCTGCTGGACCACAAGATGGAGCTGATCGAGAACGAGGAGGATGTGTTCAAGATGCTGGAGCACGTGGACAAGGAGGCCGAGCAGGTGGAAAAGGAGGTGAAGCAGGATGAAATGGATGCCGCCGATCTGATGACGATCTTCGCGGCGGATTCCTCGGAGGAAAGCGACGACGACTTGGAGCAAGACGTGGACTTTGAGCCCAACAGCAGCGATGGTGACGATGATGTTCCCTTGGCCCAGCGGCTGAGGGAGAATTCTCGAGTCAAACCGAGGGCGAAGAGACCTCAAGTCAAGGAAGAGGACCTGGAGTTCATTACGGGCTCCGAGGAGGATGAGGACGAAGAGGGGGAGAAGTCGAAGGGCAGGCACCGGAGGATTCCGCCCGGCGAGCGCCACCTGCACCGCATCATCGACTGCCATATCTGCCATCAGAAGTTCAAAAAGGCCATCCGCTACGAGGAGCACATGAAGCACCACAACGATCTCCTGCCCTTCCAGTGCAAAGTGGAGACCTGCAGGAAAG GTTTCACCACCGCTGGCGGATTGAGGCTTCACATCGACCACGCCCACACGGAGCTATCCGAGGTGCACTCCTGCAGTGTCGATGGCTGCGGCAAGACCTTCCCGCGCATCCGCCTGCTCACCTTCCACATGAAAAAGATGCACGGCATCACCAAGGCGGCGGCGCCGCCACGGGATTACCCCTGCTCCGAGTGCGAGAAGGTGTTCCGCTGTCCCATGGCGCTCAAGAAGCACATGTACAAGCACGACGGCAAGGAGCTGCCCTTCCCCTGCAACATCTGTGGCAAGCGTTTCGTGATTAACAGTGCTTTAAAGGATCACCTAATGCGGCACGCAGGCATCAAGAACTACGTGTGTCCCTACTGCGGGGTGGGGAAGACCACCCGGCAGGAGTGGAACACGCACATCCTGACCCACACCCAGGAGAAGAAGTTCAAGTGCCACATCTGCGAGCACGCCTCGCACAACAAGCAGAGTCTGGCGAACCACATTAAGATCGTGCACGAGAAGATCAAGAACTACGCGTGCCAGTACTGTGGGAAGACCTTTGGAAAGTCGCATGCCTGCAAGATACACGAGATGACGCACACCGGGGAGAAGCGTTGCGAGTGCAAG GTCTGTGGCAAAAAGTTCCTCTATCCCAAGAGTCTGACCAAACACTTGAAGACGCACGAGAAGCGTGTTCTCCGGGCCATCGAGACCTATCGCCAGCGCCAGGTGGAGATGGGTGAGACACCTGGCGAACAGTTGGACAATCCCCCAGCGCCACCTGTTGAAGGCGTGTCCATTGAACCCGTCATGTCACAAAACGCTGCCGACGAATTGCTCAAGGTGTGCGCCGAGTCCGTGGCTACCATACCCAAAGATCCACGCCGGGTCCAACGGGTGGACCTGGCCCAGTTGGCTGGCACCTCTGTGAATCCCATATCCTCGGTTTCAGTGCCCTCCTGGTCGCCACAGGTGAACTTCACCAAGAAGGAGGGCAAGCATATCTGCCCCGGATGTGGTCAGGGATTCAACAACATCGGCAACATGAAGCGGCACTACAAAATCATCCACGAGAAGGTCAAAGACTTCGCCTGCCGGTTCTGCCCCAAGAGATTCGCGAAGGCCCAGACGCTGAGGCATCACGAGTGGATTCACACGGGCGAGAAACCATTCGAGTGCAAGACCTGCGGCACCCATTTCCGCCAGGAGACGGCACTGAAGCGTCACCAACGCACCCACGAGAACCGTCCGCCCGTGATCTCGCCCAAGTTCTACGCCGCTCGCGAGGAACTGGAGGAGCAGGAGCGGAGCAAGCGGGAGGACAAGCGCCAGGCGGATGCCAAGCGACGCGAGATTGCCGAGGCGGCCAAGGAGCAGCTATCCTCGCTGCACAAACTGGAGAGCAGCGATCGCAACCTTCACTCCTACGATGAATACCAGGAGGCGGCGGCGGAGCGAGCAGCTGCATCAGCGGAACTTCAGGCGCAGCAATTCGAGGAGAACGAGGTGAAGCGACGGGCGGATGAAGAGCGCCGGAAGatccaggaggctgcctacgTGCAACTGCAGCGGCTGCAGCATCAGCAGGAGATTGACAAGGCGCAGAGCTCCTACGATGGCTACTACGCCCAGAAGGCTCATGCCGATGGCACCAGTTTGGACGCCTTAAAAATCGACCATGTCTAA